One segment of Leptospiraceae bacterium DNA contains the following:
- a CDS encoding KTSC domain-containing protein: MIREFVSSSTLRSIGYDETNKILEVEFKTGKLYQCLNVPKHLYIGLMSASSKGNFYDTFIKKAGFRCFKI; encoded by the coding sequence ATGATTAGAGAATTTGTTTCTTCATCAACTTTGAGATCAATTGGATATGATGAAACCAATAAAATTTTAGAGGTTGAATTTAAGACAGGGAAATTGTATCAATGTCTTAATGTTCCAAAACATTTATATATAGGGTTAATGAGTGCAAGTTCCAAAGGAAATTTTTATGACACTTTTATAAAAAAGGCAGGATTCAGATGTTTCAAAATATAA